A region of Plectropomus leopardus isolate mb chromosome 16, YSFRI_Pleo_2.0, whole genome shotgun sequence DNA encodes the following proteins:
- the tmem251 gene encoding transmembrane protein 251 yields the protein MMNFRQRMGWVGVALYLLLSIMAVYYVFEVHSFSLEHVQRGVIGPSAPPLDISWSQSVSARLPPLPVWIWASIFLLPYLQLFLFLFSCTRADPRAVGYCVLPVCLALLCSRHATRKPTNQRGQPLIDT from the coding sequence ATGATGAACTTCCGTCAGCGGATGGGATGGGTGGGCGTGGCTCTCTACCTGCTGCTCAGCATCATGGCGGTGTATTACGTCTTTGAGGTCCACAGCTTCAGTTTGGAGCATGTGCAGAGAGGTGTGATCGGCCCGTCGGCTCCACCCCTCGACATCAGCTGGTCTCAGAGCGTCAGCGCTCGTCTGCCGCCACTTCCTGTCTGGATATGGGCGTCGATTTTCCTGCTGCCTTACCTGCAgctctttctcttcctgttcTCCTGTACAAGAGCCGACCCTCGAGCGGTCGGTTACTGCGTCCTTCCTGTCTGCCTCGCCCTGCTCTGCAGCCGTCACGCCACACGCAAACCGACCAATCAGAGAGGCCAGCCGCTCATCGACACATAG
- the ubr7 gene encoding putative E3 ubiquitin-protein ligase UBR7, translated as MSEEQTVSLVDVLEEDEELEEEASAVLAGSDSDHCSYPQGYVKRQALYACSTCTPKGGEAAGVCLACSYKCHEGHDLFELYTKRNFRCDCGNKKFTELQCKLFPEKEDVNSLNKYSHNFFGVYCTCSRPYPDPDDQVEDEMIQCVVCEDWLHGRHLGCVVPDCVELQEMICESCMNKNPLLWTYAAHLSVPGVAQVKEESAADESNATIEEKGDDVIEPSCKRSREEAEPSCRFKKLQATGQKRVQSGAVFWPSAWRSKLCSCDTCKESLSAAGLSFLLDESDTVLAYENQGKNNEQRQQGHDPLMSALDNLNRVQQLEIIHGYNDMKSELKDFLQRFAAEGKVVTPDDIRQFFEQQQSRKRRRDDPGRFYST; from the exons ATGTCAGAGGAACAGACGGTGTCTCTGGTCGATGTTctggaggaagatgaggagctggaggaggaagcTTCAGCCGTGCTGGCAGGAAGTGACTCTGATCACTGCTCCTACCCTCAG ggctATGTGAAGCGTCAGGCTCTGTACGCCTGCAGCACGTGCACTCCAAAGGGCGGAGAGGCAGCAGGAGTCTGTTTGGCCTGTTCATACAAATGTCACGAAGGTCACGACCTCTTCGAACTCTACACCAAGAG GAACTTCCGCTGTGACTGTGGAAACAAGAAGttcacagagctgcagtgtaAACTGTTTCCT GAGAAGGAGGACGTCAACAGTCTGAACAAATACAGTCATAACTTCTTTGGAGTTTACTGCACCTGCAGCCGGCCTTACCCAGACCCAGACGACCAG GTAGAAGACGAGATGATtcagtgtgtggtgtgtgaGGACTGGCTTCATGGCAGG cacCTGGGCTGCGTCGTTCCAGACTGTGTGGAGCTGCAGGAGATGATCTGTGAGTCCTGTATGAACAAAAACCCTCTGCTCTGGACCTACGCTGCTCACCTCTCAG TTCCAGGTGTGGCGCAGGTGAAGGAGGAATCAGCGGCAGATGAGTCAAACGCCACCATAGAAGAAAAG GGGGATGATGTCATCGAACCGAGCTGTAAGCGGAGCCGCGAGGAGGCGGAGCCAAGCTGCAGATTTAAGAAGCTGCAGGCGACGGGTCAGAAAAGAGTCCAATCAGGCGCCGTGTTTTGGCCATCAGCGTGGCGCTCCAAACTCTGCTCCTGCGACACCTGTAAG GAGAGTCTGTCTGCAGCCGGTCTGTCCTTCCTGTTGGACGAGTCGGACACCGTCCTCGCCTACGAGAACCAAGGAAAGAACAACGAGCAGAGACAGCAAGGACATGACCCTCTGATGTCAGCGCTGGACAACCTGAACCGAGTGCAGCAGCTCGAGATCATCCACG GATACAACGACATGAAAAGTGAACTGAAGGACTTTCTGCAGAGATTTGCAGCAGAAGGAAAG GTGGTGACTCCTGATGACATCCGTCAGTTCTtcgagcagcagcagagtcgAAAGAGACGGCGAGACGATCCCGGACGCTTTTACTCAACctga